From a region of the Panicum virgatum strain AP13 chromosome 2K, P.virgatum_v5, whole genome shotgun sequence genome:
- the LOC120695760 gene encoding cytochrome b561 and DOMON domain-containing protein At3g25290-like — MAGAVAFALVLALLAAPPPARAAGGGRCVGESFSANRAYAACSDLPRLGASVHWTYDRASGDLSVAFVAAPAAPGGWVAWALNPSGDGMPGAQALVAGPFPGAGAGGGGAASAPAWSVRTYNVSGYALGDPGPIAFPASDLAAELGADGRARVYGRLSLGPYGAGVLNQVWQVGAAVTGGAPAPHAMGADNLAAKAKLDLLRSTAAAAGADSATRKRNIHGVLNAVSWGVLLPAGAIFARYLKTFKSADPAWFYLHVTCQLVGYGVGVSGWATGINLGKESKGVTYTGHRNIGIAVFALGTLQVLALFLRPKKEHKYRAYWNMYHHSVGYTVIVLGVVNIFKGMAILGVEQRWRTAYIAAVCVLAVAAAALEAVTWGVVVRRRKAEGKTFSSAPANGHLPR; from the exons ATGGCCGGCGCCGTCGCCTTCGCGCTCGTTCTCGCGCTTCTGgcggctccgccgccggcgcgcgcggcggggggcGGGCGGTGCGTGGGCGAGTCCTTCTCGGCGAACCGCGCGTACGCGGCGTGCAGCGACCTGCCCCGCCTCGGCGCGTCCGTGCACTGGACCTACGACCGCGCGTCGGGGGACCTGTCGGTGGCCTTcgtcgccgcgcccgccgcgccgggcgGCTGGGTGGCGTGGGCGCTCAACCCGTCGGGCGACGGCATGCCGGGCGCGCAGGCGCTTGTCGCGGGGCCgttccccggcgccggcgccggtggcgggGGCGCCGCGTCCGCGCCCGCGTGGTCCGTCCGCACGTACAACGTCTCCGGGTACGCGCTCGGGGACCCCGGGCCCATCGCGTTCCCGGCgtccgacctcgccgccgagctcggcgcggaCGGCCGCGCCAGGGTCTACGGGAGGCTGAGCCTGGGGCCCTACGGCGCGGGCGTGCTGAACCAGGTGTGGCAGGTCGGCGCCGCCGTCACCGGCGGGGCCCCCGCGCCGCACGCCATGGGGGCGGACAACCTCGCCGCCAAGGCCAAGCTTGACCTGCTCaggtccaccgccgccgccgccggagctgacAGCGCCACCCGGAAGCGCAAT ATCCATGGAGTCCTGAACGCCGTGAGCTGGGGCGTGCTGCTGCCGGCGGGCGCCATCTTCGCGAGGTACCTCAAGACGTTCAAGTCGGCGGACCCCGCGTGGTTCTACCTGCACGTCACCTGCCAGCTGGTCGGCTACGGCGTCGGCGTCTCCGGCTGGGCCACCGGCATCAACCTCGGCAAGGAGTCCAAGGGCGTCACCTACACCGGCCACCGCAACATCGGCATCGCCGTCTTTGCCCTCGGCACCCTTCAA GTCCTGGCGCTGTTCCTGCGGCCGAAGAAGGAGCACAAGTACCGCGCGTACTGGAACATGTACCACCACTCGGTGGGGTACACGGTGATCGTGCTGGGCGTCGTCAACATCTTCAAGGGCATGGCCATCCTGGGCGTGGAGCAGCGGTGGAGGACCGCCTACATCGCCGCCGTCTGCGTgctggccgtcgccgccgcggcgctggaGGCCGTCACCTGGGGCGTCGTCGTCCGCCGGCGCAAGGCAGAGGGCAAGACCTTCAGCAGCGCCCCCGCCAACGGCCACCTGCCGCGCTGA
- the LOC120695761 gene encoding auxin-induced in root cultures protein 12-like — MTSATQHRGGTLLLLPAVLLLASSLATTTRAAAAAGSCADDDKLPANRSYAHCAALAQLGATLHWTYDAKTALLSLAFVAKAPAGADGGGGWVSWALNPTGDGMKGAQALVAFKRGNPPAYVVNTYNLTGHRALGADPTPIAYKAMDLAADESAGKVLLYGKLQLHQGMEIVNHIWNMGSTVAGGAPVKHALAEENLDARGRLLLSGGSVLGPAPEPPTAAPAPGGSSAKNSSGGVAPSVSKPTGEAAATYISAPVLMLLAFAGFLAIA; from the coding sequence ATGACCTCTGCGACGCAGCACCGTGGCGGCACCCTCCTCCTGCTGCCCGCCGTCCTCCTCTTGGCCTCGTCGTTGGCGACGACaacgcgcgccgcggcggccgccggcagcTGCGCGGACGATGACAAGCTCCCCGCGAACAGGAGCTACGCGCACTGCGCCGCGCTCGCGCAGCTCGGCGCCACGCTGCACTGGACCTACGACGCCAAGACCGCGCTGCTGTCCCTGGCGTTCGTGGCCAaggcgccggcgggcgccgacggcggcggcgggtgggtgTCGTGGGCGCTCAACCCCACGGGCGACGGCATGAAGGGCGCGCAGGCGCTCGTCGCCTTCAAGCGCGGCAACCCGCCGGCGTACGTCGTCAACACCTACAACCTCACCGGCCACCGCGCGCTCGGCGCGGACCCGACGCCCATCGCGTATAAGGCCATGGACCTCGCTGCCGACGAGAGCGCCGGGAAGGTGCTCCTCTACGGCAAGCTGCAGCTGCACCAGGGGATGGAAATTGTGAACCACATCTGGAACATGGGGTCCACCGTGGCCGGCGGTGCGCCGGTTAAGCACGCGCTGGCCGAGGAGAATCTGGACGCCAGGGGCAGGCTCTTGCTCTCGGGCGGCAGCGTGCTcgggccggcgccggagccgccAACGGCAGCACCGGCGCCCGGCGGCTCGTCAGCTAAGAACAGCAGCGGAGGCGTTGCCCCGTCTGTTTCTAAGCCgacgggggaggcggcggccactTACATTTCTGCTCCGGTGCTCATGCTTCTGGCATTCGCGGGCTTCTTGGCAATTGCCTGA